Genomic DNA from Methanobrevibacter oralis:
CAGAAACACAAATCAAAAAACAATCCAAAAACATGATAAACAACTACAAAATAGAAATCAACGAATATTTAAGCATATTTTACAAATTATTCAAAAAAGAAACCTACGAAGAAGCAATAGAATACATCAATTTCCTAAAAGAAAAATTAATAAACTTTCCACCAATTCTAGCAAAATACTTAAAGAAAAAATTCTTCCCAGAATACAAAAAATACATACACTTCCTTAAAAAAAGACACAAAGGAAAACTAGACTGTACTAACAATCAAATAGAAAATTACATTGGAAATACAATGCCCAAAGCACACAAAAAGAAATTTAGAACATTAGAAGGAATATTCAATCAGATAATGCACCAAAAAGATGGCTGGATCGAAAAACGAAAACAAGAGCTAACAAATTGACAGTCCCTTATTTTAATAGAAAGAAATAAAAATGAATATAAATACAAGTACTAAGGAGGTGAAAAAATGGCAAGTGAAATTACAAAATTAATTGTGGAAACTATACTTGGATTAATCACAACTGCATTTGCATTTGTTGCAGGTTTAGCATGGAATGATGCAATCCAAGCATTAATTACACAATTTGTTGGAACTGGAAATGCTCTTCCTAGTTTATTTAGCTATGCTATTATAGTAACCGTTGTTGCTGTAATTGTAACTGTTATTATTGCAAGATTTGCAGCTAAAATAGGAGTTGAACTCGACGACTAAATAATAAATTAAGGAATTTAATTCCTTTTAACTTATTTTTTAATTTAATTTTTCAAAAATAAAACCCGCCAATTCATAAGCTATTTCAAATAAAATAAAACAAAGAAATGTTAAAATGTTAAAAACATCAAAAATAGCTAATAATAAAATAACTACTTTCATAACAAATCTATATTCAAAAAATAGAGCAATATAACTATTTTTAGTAACATTTGAAATTAGTTCATGACCTACTTCATCTGAAAGTGCAGATAAAACACAAATCAATAAAACAACGATACTTAACTGCGGAATTCCAAATATAATGCATAATAATAAATATAAAATCAAAGTAAGAATGTGATGAATCCCATCTACTTTTAAAACTAAAAAATTACCAATTAATATACCTATAAGTATACAAGCCGCATCTACATCATAAACAGTAGCTAAAAATGATGCAATTGCACATAAAATACCTGTTAAGCTAGCTAATTTTAAATCTTTATTAATATCAGAGTAATCATCTGATAACTTCATGAAAAAACCAGATAATAAAAATAATAATCCTAAAATTATATGATGCATATTTAATCATTATTAAGTTTGTCTAAAGCCGCAGCATAAATCATTGGAAATATTATTGTAACATCCCCAATTACAGTTTCTAAAGTTGATTCACATTTTGCCTTTGACCAAGATTTAGCTTCTTGAAGTGGTGCACCGCTTAAACTTCCAGCTTCTGGTCTATCTAATGTAATTTGAATAGCAGTATCTAATCCCCCTTTTAACAAGGTAGAGGCCAATGTATAATGTTTTGTAAGACCACCACCTAATAATATTCCTCCAACACGTTTAGATTCAAAAACAATATCAGACAAATAAGGCATATCACCAATAGCATTTATTACAAAATCATGATCTTGAGAAAACATCCACAATTGAAGACCTATCATACTATCAATAAGTCCTGGAGCAAATATAGGTACATTATTTCTAGCTGCATTTGCAACAAAAGAATTTTCATCTTCAATTAAAAGACCAATTTCATATAATAGTTCTTGAATCGAAATTAAAGATTTTCTAGCTGAAATATCTTCAAATATTTTTATAATTTCTTTTTCGAAAATAGCAAAATCATCAGATCCAACATTAATATCTGCAATTCTGCCTATTCCTTCAGCATTAAGCTCTTCATCACTTTTACCCTCATCGCGATAATGATTTCCACCAAATGCTTCAAGGAGATCATGAGTAATATTAGCCCCACTAGATATAATTAAATTTACATGCCTTTCTTTGATCATATTAGTTACTATATTTCTAAGCCCACCAGATATTAAAGGACCTCCAAGACTCATGAAAACATTAGTATTCTCATCTTCAATCATATTAGTTAGAATATTACATGCTCTAGCTACTCTACCAGAACCTAACACACCAGATTCCTCAAATTGAGTTATTAACCGGCTTACCTTCATATCACTAAATACATCAATCTGATTAACTTTCAAAAAAACCACTTAAAAATAATCAATTAGTAATAATCGGAAAATCTTTTAAATTAGTAATACTATCAATTAAATCTGTTCTTGTAACAATTCCAAGTAAATTTTGGTCACCGTCAGCAATTATTAATCTGCTTATAGATTTTTTAAGAATAATCTCAATAGCATTAGCTAATTTTAAGTTTTCATTAACAATAACAACATTTGTAGACATTAAATCTCCAACACAAGCATCTTCTTTATCTTCAGCTATTGCTAAAACTAAATCTGTTAATGTAAAAACTCCAATTACTTTATTATTTTTAATTACAGGAGCCCCATCAATCTCATTAAAAGCTAATTTACGAGCAGCACTTTTTAAATCACAATTTGGAGATAAAGATATTACATCACGACTAGCTATATCTCCAACAGTGTTTTTAGGAATGCTTCTAATTACACTAGTGTCCAATAGAAGAATATTGTCCATATCATCCCTACCAACAATTTCCCCCATTACTCCTAAATTATTTACTGGAGTAGGACCTATTCTAATTACATCCCCTAGGTTTAAATCTTTAATACTACCTAAAACTTTAATAGCTGCTTCACACTCACTAGGTTGAGGAACACTAGTAAATTCAATTTTAGCTACAGAAATATTATCCATCGGTTCATCATTTTTATATATAGGAACATTAGAATCTTTATCTGAAACTGAAATATTTAAAGAGTGATAAGCTTCGATAGTTGGCTTATATCCTCCCCTAGGTCCTGGAACACCTTTAACCAAACTTAAGCTCCTTAAAGATTGCATTTGATTACGAATGGTTCCAGGATTCCTTCCCATAACTTCAGCAATATCTTCTCCTTTGATTGATTTGCCTTTAGAGGATTGATATAAGTTAATTAATGTTTGTAAAATTTCCTTTTGTACAGATGTTAACATATCCTCACCATTAACTTAAATATAATAAATATAATATTTATTGGAAATACTTAATAAATATTAATGATTTATCATGGCAAAAAGTGAGAAAATTATAAATTTTCTCTAAAAAATAATTCAATTTTATCAAAAGGAATAATATTTACATTATCATATAAATCTGTATGAACTGCATCAGGAATAACTAAGAACTTCTTATTATCCCCATTTAATTTTTCAAACTCATCTTTTGAGAAATAAAAAGAGTGAGCTTTATCCCCATGTATTACTAAAACTGCTGAGCGAATTTCATTACTGTATTTTATGATTGGTTGGTTAATAAAAGACATTGTTCCAATTACATTCCAACCATCATTCGAATTTAAAGAACGTTTATGATATCCTCTTTCTGTTTTATAGTAATCATAGTAATCTTTTACAAAAAATGGTGCATCATCAGGAAGAGGATCAATAACTCCACCTGCTCTTAAATAGTCTCCATTTTTATAATCTTGGGTTCTTTGATTATTTAATAATACTTTATTTTTATACCTTGCATCAGCATTATCTTCTTCATCAAAATAACCTTTAGCAGAAATACGAGTCATATTATACATTGTCGAAGTTACAGTTGCTTTAATTCTTGTATCAATAGCTGTTGCATTTAATGCCATTCCACCCCAACCACAGATACCCAATATCCCAATCTTATCTGCATCTACTTCATCACTTGTTGCTAAATAATCAACAGCTGCTTGAAAATCTTCTGTATTAATATCTGGAGATGCCATATATCTTGGTTCTCCACCACTTTCACCAGTAAATGATGGATCAAAAGCTATTGTTAAAAATCCTCTTTCAGCCAATATTTGTGCATAAAGACCTGAAGATTGTTCTTTAACCGCCCCAAATGGACCACTAATAGCTATTGCAGGTAATTTTTCTTCTGATTTTAATGGTTTATATAAATCTGCAGCTAAGGTAATACCATATCTGTTATGAAATGTAATTTTTCTATGCTCTACTTTGTCACTTTTAGGAAACACTTTGTCCCATTTATCTGTTAAGTTTAATTTTGTATCTTTCATATTAACACCTACTTAATAGTAGGTTTGAAAAAAATAAATATATAAATGTTGTTATATACAACATTGAAATTATTTTAATGAATGATTATGAGTGTGTATATGTTTAATTCCATCATGGGTTTTAATTTCATCTAATATATTAACACCTTCATGAGAATGATTATGTTTTCCATCATCATGATAATGATAATGACTATGTTCCATATTCTCACTATCTATTTTTTTAATACTATCATCAAAATGTCTATCATATAACATTGCTGCATTTAAAACAACTAAACATGATCCTGCATTATGCACAATAGCTCCTGTAACTGGATTTAATAATCCTAAAACAGAACAAATAATAGCTACCGCATTAATTAACATGGAAAGTGCAATATTCACTTTAATAGTAAATAATGTAGAGTTAGATAACTTTTTCAAATATGGAATTTTACCAATGTCATCTCCTAAAAGAGCAATATCAGCAGCATCAATAGCTACATCACTTCCAACAGAACCCATAGCTACACTAACATCAGATGCTTTTAAAGCTGGCGCATCATTAACACCATCCCCAATCATACAAACCTTTTTACCTTCTTTTTTAAGTTTATCAATCCACTCAAGTTTTTGCTCTGGAAGTAAATTACCATAAACTTTACTAATTCCAACTTTTGAAGCAAAATAATTTGCAGTTTCTGTATGATCTCCAGTAAGTAATACAGTTTCAGTTTCTAAATCATGTAGTTTAGAAATCATGCTTTTAGAATCTTCACGAATTACATCTGATAATCCAACTAAACCCACAACTTTATTATTTAATGCAACAATTATTGAAGCTTTACCTTCTTTTTTTAGTTTATTCAGATACTTATTAACATTGTTTAAATCAACATTATTATCAACAAGAAAATCTAAATTTCCTGCATAAACCGTACCATAAGAATTAATACAAGAAACACCTCTACCAGGATACATTTTAAAATTAATAGGTTCTTCAATTTCTATTTCTTTTTCATGAGCTCGATTAATAATTGCTTTAGCTAGTGGATGTTCACTTAAAAGTTCACAAGAGGCAAGCATTTTTAACAAATCGTCACCCCCAATCTCACCAATACTAATAATGTCTGAAACTTCTAAATTTCCATAAGTCAAAGTACCAGTTTTATCAAATACTAATGTATTTAAACCACCTAAAGTTTCCAAAGCTTCACCTGATTTAATTAAAACACCATATTTAGTTGCTTGTCCAATAGCAGCCATTATAGCAGTTGGGGTTGCAAGAATTAATGCGCAAGGACAAAATACAACCAGAACGGTAACTGCTCTTTCAACCTCTCCTGTAATTATCCATGCACCAATAGCTATTATTAGTGCGATTGGAACCAACCAAGTTGCCCATTTATCTGCAATTCTTTGAGTTGGAGCTTGATTTTCATCAGATTTTTTAACTAAATCTATCAATTTTTGAAGTGATGAATTTTCACCTAAACTTGTAGCTTTAATGTCAATAGATCCAAACATATTCATTGTTCCACAAAAAACTTCATCTCCAACACTTTTATCAATAGGTAATGATTCTCCTGTCATTATTGATTGGTCAAGAGAACTATTTCCCATAACAATTTCACCATCTACAGGTACAGTTTCACCTGGAAGTATTCTTAATGTATCCCCAATTTTTATTTCATCAACTGAAACAATTTTTTCTTTATTACCATCAATTATTCTTCCTTTTTGTGGAGTTAAATCAATTAAATTTTTTAATCCTTTTTTCGCCCGTTCCACTGTCCAATCTTCAAGAAGAGCACCTAAAGCCATAATCCAAGCAACTTCTCCAGCAGCGAATAATTCTCCAATTAATAAAGAAGCAATCATGGCAATTGTAATTAATAAAGCTGATGAAATCCATTTTTGATATATTAATCTTTCAAGTGCTAAATATACAAGAGGAACTCCACTTATTATTACTGCTCCCCATGCTGGATTTAGGTAGGCTGGTATATCTATTGATAAAATCATGAAAATAACTGATATTAATAAAAATATACCTGAAACTATTGTCATTTTTAATCCAGCTAATATATCCATTATTTTATTTATCATTGGAAAAACCTCCATAGTATTACTTTTTTTGAATTTATTTAAATACCAAGTATTACTCATAATCTATGAAAAGTAACAACATTAATAAAATCATTAAAAAATAAAAAAGTATTACTTTTTTTGAATTTATTTAAATATTTAGTATTACTAATTAACTATTAACCTTATTAATTAATAAAGTTTTAGTTTGAAAATTTACAAACAGCAATGAATACAATATTATAAACATTTATAAAAAAAAAGGAAATAAAATACCAAATATAAAAAAAACCAATCCAATTTATAGATAATATTAAACAAATGGACTAGTTTTTTATAAATTAAAAATTATATTTTATAAGTTTTTGCTGGTTCACCAGAAAAATCAGCAATTATAGCTTCACCAGAAATAGTAAATGCTTCAAAAGTAGGATTATCTGCTGTTTGATATAGTGCTTTTACTAATTCATTAGCATCTATGATTTTTTGTTTAATATCTAAATCATCTACAAATTCTATTTTACCACTTATTCTAATCCATGAAAATTCTGGAGTTGCAGTGGTCATTTCACAGTTGGCGTTTGCATCTAATTCTTTAAACATTGGTTTTTGGTTACTAGTGCAGAAATAAGGTTTTTCATTTTCTTCAAAATAGTACAAAATTGGTCTTACTTTTGCATTTCCATCTAATCCTAAAGTTGCTAAATATAACTGAGGATTTTCAGTTAAAAAATCTATTACTTCATTCATAATAATATCTCCCATAGATAATGTTTTTAGACAAATAAGAATAGAAATTCCTTCTAACTTATTATATTTTATAATCAAGTATAAAAGGATATAAATATTTTGTAACCAAAAGGTAACAAAGACTAAATTAGATTAAGGTTTCATCATTAAATCCATTATACTAAATGGAACATCCTTATTTTTAATATTTGGTGTTGAAAAACCTGGAACAGCTGATTTAGCAAATTCCTTATTCATTCTTTTTGAAACTTCAGAAAAAATCATTTTATAAGCAGTACATTGAGGATCAACTGCTTTTGGAGTTTTATATGCTACAATAGCATTATAAGGACATCCTCCTTCACAGTATTTTTTAAATTTGCATTTTTCACAGTCTTCATCAACAAAGTCCCTAAATTCTTGAAGTTTAGACCATGCCAAAGATTTTTTTAAATCATCAAAACTAGGTTTATTAGTAACATTACCTAAAACATATTCACCCATTCCTACAAACCTATAACATGGATAAAGTGATCCATCAAAACCAACAGCGAATGTCGTACCAATACAATCAGCAAATGTACATAATGTGCCTCTCCTTCTAAGAGTACTTTTACAAATATGATCTAAATCCATGATTGAAAATTTATCTAAATCATAAAGATATTTATCCAACCAATTAACCAATAGTTTCCCATGTTTTTCTTGGTCAAGTGCCCATAGATCTGCATTATCTCCCCTTAATGATGGTAAAGCTGCATGAATTTTTAAATTCATTTTATTTTCTTTAAAAAATTCATATAACTCATCACTATAATCTTTTGAATAATCAGTTACAGTTAAAACAAAATTAATTTGTAAACCTTTATCACGAGCTAAGTAAAATTTAGACATGGTTTTATCAAAGTAACCTTTTCCTCTTTGAAAGTCATTAATTTCACGAGGCCCGTCTATACTTGTACTTATTACAACACTATATTCCTTAAATAAATCAATTAGCTCTTCTGTAAGTAACCAAATATTACTTTGAAGTGAAAATCCTTCAAAATTATCTAAACTTGATAATTTTTCTAGTGCATATTCATAATAGTCATATCCTGCAAGAAGTGGTTCTCCACCATGAAAAGTAAAATGTATTTTATCATCACGAAAATCCTTTAACCAATCCACAATTTGGTTTATTATTTTTATATCCATCATTTCATTTTTATTTTCTGAACCCCAACAATATTTACAATTTGATGGACAATTTAGTGTGGGAATAATCATTACATGAAAGACCATTTTATCTTTAACTTATTAAATTAACAATTTAACCATAATATTTATTTAATTCATTTAATAATTGTTTTTTCTCATCTTCTTCCATTTCATCATTAACAAAAAATACATAGCCACATTCTTCACATTTAACAGTTTCAAGTTCTGCATGAGCTCTATGATTATCTAACATCCTTCTGTGAGCAACTTTATCTTTTGAACCACATTTAGGACACGGAGCCAAAATTTCCTCTAGTTTCATTATTTCACCTAAATATTAATTTATTATTTTAAAATATATAAATTTTAATTATATTATCAACATTTAAATAATGATAAATTAATAAAAAATTTTAAAACAAAACAAGGAATATTAAAAATAGTTTTAATGATTAGTGATTTTCAAAAATAAATTATATAATGGAATTCCAATAAATTTTGCAAAAGGCAGTATAATAGAAAATCCTGGAAATTCGAATTCTTTTTTAACTTTACTTAACTCCGAAATAATGTCTAATTTTTGAGGACATTTTCTTAAACACTTTCCACAGCCATTACATCTACCTGCATTACTAGCTTTGTTTAATATTCCTCCAACATACTGGTAATAATTTATAACAGATGGATTAACTAATCCTTCATGATTAAATAAGTATTTTTCATTATAAATTTTCATGCATTCTGGAATATTTACTTCTCTTGGACAAGGCATACAATATCCGCAAGTTGAACAATTAATTTTAAGTTTATTATTCATTACTCTTTTAACAAGTTCAACAGTTTCTAAATCATTAAAACTCATTGATAAAGGAGTTACTTCATTAGCAATAGCTATATTTTCATCAATTTGTTCAATTGAATTCATACCTGAAAAAACACAAGTTACATTACGATTATTTAAAACCCATTCTAAAGCCCAGTTAGCGTTAGTTTTATTAGGATTTTCTTTTCTAAAAATCTCTTCAGCATCTTCAGGCATTTTATCTGCAAGAATACCTCCTTTTAAAGGCTCCATTACAAAAACACCCATACCTTTTAAAGCTGCATATTCAATACCCTCACTACTAGCTTGAATATATTCATCAAAGTAATTATACTGAACCATTACTACATCCCAATCATAGACATCTAATAACAATTCGAATTCTTCTTTAGAACCATGATAAGAAAATCCAACATGTTTAATTTTACCTGATTTTTTAGACTCATTTAAAAATTTAATTAAATCTCTTTTAAGTAATCTATTCATTGTTTTAAAATCAACAGAATGAATTAGATAGTAATCAATAGAATCCCTTTGTAAACGTTCCAGTTGTTCATCTAAAATTCTTCCCATATCCTCATATTTACGAACAATAATTGAAGGTAATTTAGTACAAATTTTTACTTTATCCTTGTATTTACCTTGCAATATTTCACCTAAAAACTTCTCACTATCCCCATAAAGATAAGCTGTATCAATAAAATTAACACCATTATCAATTGCATGATAAACTTGCTTTGTAGCTAATTTTCGATCGATTTTACCCTTTTTTAAAGGTAATCTCATAGCTCCAAAACCTAAAGGAGATACTTCATCTCCAGTTTTTTTAATTAAACGATTTTTCATAAAACAACCCAAAATTATTTTTTCAAAAGTTCTAATAACTCCATCTTTTATTATTTTAAGTAAAACTCCTACACCATGAGTAACTGGAAATTTAGTTGATGAATTTTTAACATCATATCTAACTGTAATTGGATTACTAAATTATTTTCATCAGCATATCCAATCATCTCACTTTCAATTCCAAAACCGCCATCCCTAAACTTAAAACATTGAACAGCTTTTTTTGAAAACGCTCTAAGACCCCTTTAAGAATCTGTTACATCAGTTTTATATGAAATATTAATAGTACATCTAACTCTTGATCGATTCTCCTATAAGTCAGAGTATTTTCTTCAAAACCTTCTAAATATCTACTACCATCTACAAAATCAGCTTTATTAACACATGCTCCAACATCATTAGCTATTTGATGTATTACCAATACTTCCACCATTAATAACTAAAACTTCATGACCTCTATTTTTAAGCTCATTAACTAGATTAGTACCTATAAATCCACTGTCTCCGTGACTAAAATTCTTTGTGTTTTTATAATTAAACTTCATTAAGAATTTCTTTCATATATCTAATTAACATGTCTTTTGATTCTTCATCGTCCATTGCAAATTCAATTGATGTTTTAAGCCATTCAAACCTATTCCCAATGTCATAAGTTTTACCTTCAAAGGTATTTCCATAAATTGCATCTAATTTTGATAAAGCATCAGTAAGTTGAATTTCACCACCAACACCAGGTTCTGTTTCTTCAATTTTATCAAAAATCTCCGGAGCTAAAACATAACGTCCCATAATAGCTAAGTTAGATGGTGCTTGGTGCATTAATGGTTTTTCTACAAGTTTTTCAATTTTATAAACATCTTTTTCAACTTCATGTCCTTTTATAATACCATATCTTTCAACTTTTTCTTTTGGTACTTCTTCAAGAGAAATAGCAGATGCATCGTATTTATTGTAAACATCTATTAATTGTTTTGTACATGGAATTGGCCCTTTTGTAATGGTATCTCCTAACATTACTGCAAATGGTTCACTACCAACATGTTTTTTAGCACAATAAATTGCATCACCAAGTCCTTTTTGATCTTTTTGACGTACATAACAAATATCTGCTAAATCAGTTATGTCACGAACTTGTTTTAAACGATCATCTTTACCAGCACTTTGTAAAGTTTGTTCAAGTTCAAAAGATTTATCAAAATGATCTTCAATAGATCTTTTATTTCTACCAGTTACAATTAAAATATCATCAATACCCGATGCTACTGCTTCTTCAATTACATATTGAATTGTAGGTTTATCAAAAACAGGTAACATCTCTTTAGGTTGAGCCTTAGTAGCAGGTAAAAATCTGGTTCCAAAACCTGCTGCTGGAATTACAGCTTTCATAATATCACCATTTAATTTAATATTGTATATAGTATTAATTTCTAATATTAATAAATATTTTCAAAATTAAAGCTTTATTTAATATTAATAAAACCCTTTAATTACATGAAAAAAATAGAAATTATATTTAAAATGCGGGGGACGGGACTTGAACCCGCGAAGGGACTAACCCAATAGGCCCTCAACCTATCGCCTTTGACCGCTCGACCACCCCCGCATAATACCAAGAAAAATAAGTTATTATAGATTATGATTTATTAAATATATAAATTTAACGATTTTATCTCATTTTTATCTAAATTAAGATTTTAAGTGAAAATAACCTTAATTAATAATATTCTAGAAATAAATGAAAAACTATAATAAACTAAGATACAATACATTATATTATCTAAAATAAGTTATTTATTTTGGAGGATTTATATGTTAAATGAATTTTTTAATTTTAATTCTAAAAATACAAATTTAAAAACTGAATTCATTGCAGGACTTACTACATTTCTTGCAATGTCTTATATTTTGGGTGTAAACCCTACAATGTTATCAGAAGGTGGAATGCCTGCTACATCAATATTTTTCTCAACTGCTTTAGCATCGGGCATTGCATGTATAATAATGGGGCTTGTCTCTAAATATCCAGTCGGATTAGCACCAGGAATGGGAATGAACGCTCTTTTTACATATACGATTATATTAACTATGGGTAACTCTTGGCAAGCTGCTTTAGCTGCTGTATTTATTTCCAGTGTAATATTTTTATTAATTACTGTTTCTGGTTTAAGAGAAGCAATTCTCAATGCTATTCCAAATGATTTAAGACTTGCTATTGGTGCAGGTATTGGATTTTTCCTAGCATTTATAGGTCTTAGTGGTGCTGGAATTATTGTAAGTGACCCATCAACTGTTGTTGGTTTAGGATCTCTAACATCTGCTCCAGCTCTTTTAGCATTACTTGGTATTCTTATAACATTGATGCTATTTATTAAAAAAGTACCTGCTGCTGTATTTAGTGGTTTAATAATTACAGCCATTATTGGTTTAATATTTACAACATTAGGATTTGGTGCTGGTGAAATGACCATGCCATCTGTTCCTACACAAATTATTTCATTTAATTTTGATACAACTGTATTCTTTGGTTTTGCATCTGGTTTTGGTGAAATATTTAGTAATATTCCTAATTTAATTATGATTTTATTCTCATTACTTTTCTTTACATTCTTTGATACTACTGGAACTTTAATTTCTCTAGCAAATCAAAGTGGTTTTGTAGATGAAAATGGAGATATTGAAAGAATCGATAAAGCATTTATTGGAGATGCACTAGGTGGTGTGGTTGGTGCTGTTTTAGGTACAAGTACACTTACAGCATATGTTGAAAGTGCTACTGGTATTGGGCTTGGTGGTAGAACCGGCCTAACTGCGATTTTTACTGGTATTTTCTTTTTAATATCAGTTATATTTGCTCCTGCAGTATTATCCCTATTTACATCATCTGTAACTGCTGCTGCATTAGTGATTGTCGGTATATTAATGATTGTTCCACTTAAAGATATTGAATGGGACAGTATGGTTGTTGTATCTTCAACATTCATAACAATCATAATGATGATTTTAACCTACTCCATTACTTTAGGTATTGCATTTGGTTTTGTAACTTATGCAATTGCAAGCATAGCGGATGGAAAAGCTAAAGAATTAAATTGGTTAGTTTGGATTCTTGTTATAATCTTTATAATTTACTTATTTATTGGACATTGATTTCAATATCCATTATTTTTTCTTTTTTTAAATCTTCTATCAAATTTTTATTTAAATTACACGCAGCCTTATTTGCTTTTATCATTAATGTACGATTACAAGTATAATCACTAGTTCTACAAACAATATCTGTTGGGTGAGTTAAAGTTAAATTCTCATGACCATAACCTATAATTTCATCATGACCATTTTCACTATCTAATATAACAGTTATTTTTGTGTTAGAATCGGCAATTTTCTTTTTAAATTCAATTGGAAAGTCAAACATTGAATTATCCATATTTACACCAACAATACAATCAGCAGTTGGTCCAATTTCAACATCTTTAGTTATCTCAAAAGTAGACTTATGGAGTGAAGTCACATTCTTATGACCCTTTGCACGAATCTTAAATTTCATAATTAATAATTGGATTAAAAAATTAATAAATATTTAAGAAATTGATTAGAATATTTTCACTAAATAAAATAAAAATAGCTACCATAATTTTTATAAAAATTCTATTAATTATTAAATAAATGTATCTAAAATTAATTAAAATAGGTTAAAATAAAAAAATAGTATATTTAAATAAATACATCTATACTTAAAAAAGAAAAAGTGGATAAAATAAATATTTTATCCTTAAATTACTTTTATTTTTAGTGTTTTTGTTGTTTTTCCGTATTTAGCTGGAGATTTAAAAGCTGTTTTTACTTTATAAGTTCCTTTTTTAACTTTTAATTTTAACTTAGCAATGCCTTTGTTATTGGTTTTAACTGTGTATGTTTTTCCTTTGATTTTTAAGGTAACTTTTGTGTTTTTAATTGCTTTATTGTCATGAGTTTTAAAGGATACTTGTAAGTTTTTGTTTCTTTTAATTTTGCTTTTAATTGTCTTGATTTTAGGATT
This window encodes:
- a CDS encoding aldo/keto reductase; translated protein: MKNRLIKKTGDEVSPLGFGAMRLPLKKGKIDRKLATKQVYHAIDNGVNFIDTAYLYGDSEKFLGEILQGKYKDKVKICTKLPSIIVRKYEDMGRILDEQLERLQRDSIDYYLIHSVDFKTMNRLLKRDLIKFLNESKKSGKIKHVGFSYHGSKEEFELLLDVYDWDVVMVQYNYFDEYIQASSEGIEYAALKGMGVFVMEPLKGGILADKMPEDAEEIFRKENPNKTNANWALEWVLNNRNVTCVFSGMNSIEQIDENIAIANEVTPLSMSFNDLETVELVKRVMNNKLKINCSTCGYCMPCPREVNIPECMKIYNEKYLFNHEGLVNPSVINYYQYVGGILNKASNAGRCNGCGKCLRKCPQKLDIISELSKVKKEFEFPGFSIILPFAKFIGIPLYNLFLKITNH
- a CDS encoding NCS2 family permease translates to MLNEFFNFNSKNTNLKTEFIAGLTTFLAMSYILGVNPTMLSEGGMPATSIFFSTALASGIACIIMGLVSKYPVGLAPGMGMNALFTYTIILTMGNSWQAALAAVFISSVIFLLITVSGLREAILNAIPNDLRLAIGAGIGFFLAFIGLSGAGIIVSDPSTVVGLGSLTSAPALLALLGILITLMLFIKKVPAAVFSGLIITAIIGLIFTTLGFGAGEMTMPSVPTQIISFNFDTTVFFGFASGFGEIFSNIPNLIMILFSLLFFTFFDTTGTLISLANQSGFVDENGDIERIDKAFIGDALGGVVGAVLGTSTLTAYVESATGIGLGGRTGLTAIFTGIFFLISVIFAPAVLSLFTSSVTAAALVIVGILMIVPLKDIEWDSMVVVSSTFITIIMMILTYSITLGIAFGFVTYAIASIADGKAKELNWLVWILVIIFIIYLFIGH
- the galU gene encoding UTP--glucose-1-phosphate uridylyltransferase GalU; this translates as MKAVIPAAGFGTRFLPATKAQPKEMLPVFDKPTIQYVIEEAVASGIDDILIVTGRNKRSIEDHFDKSFELEQTLQSAGKDDRLKQVRDITDLADICYVRQKDQKGLGDAIYCAKKHVGSEPFAVMLGDTITKGPIPCTKQLIDVYNKYDASAISLEEVPKEKVERYGIIKGHEVEKDVYKIEKLVEKPLMHQAPSNLAIMGRYVLAPEIFDKIEETEPGVGGEIQLTDALSKLDAIYGNTFEGKTYDIGNRFEWLKTSIEFAMDDEESKDMLIRYMKEILNEV
- a CDS encoding NAD-dependent epimerase/dehydratase family protein, giving the protein MKFNYKNTKNFSHGDSGFIGTNLVNELKNRGHEVLVINGGSIGNTSNS
- a CDS encoding TIGR04083 family peptide-modifying radical SAM enzyme, with the protein product MVFHVMIIPTLNCPSNCKYCWGSENKNEMMDIKIINQIVDWLKDFRDDKIHFTFHGGEPLLAGYDYYEYALEKLSSLDNFEGFSLQSNIWLLTEELIDLFKEYSVVISTSIDGPREINDFQRGKGYFDKTMSKFYLARDKGLQINFVLTVTDYSKDYSDELYEFFKENKMNLKIHAALPSLRGDNADLWALDQEKHGKLLVNWLDKYLYDLDKFSIMDLDHICKSTLRRRGTLCTFADCIGTTFAVGFDGSLYPCYRFVGMGEYVLGNVTNKPSFDDLKKSLAWSKLQEFRDFVDEDCEKCKFKKYCEGGCPYNAIVAYKTPKAVDPQCTAYKMIFSEVSKRMNKEFAKSAVPGFSTPNIKNKDVPFSIMDLMMKP
- a CDS encoding TIGR04165 family Cys-rich peptide translates to MKLEEILAPCPKCGSKDKVAHRRMLDNHRAHAELETVKCEECGYVFFVNDEMEEDEKKQLLNELNKYYG
- a CDS encoding DUF371 domain-containing protein, giving the protein MKFKIRAKGHKNVTSLHKSTFEITKDVEIGPTADCIVGVNMDNSMFDFPIEFKKKIADSNTKITVILDSENGHDEIIGYGHENLTLTHPTDIVCRTSDYTCNRTLMIKANKAACNLNKNLIEDLKKEKIMDIEINVQ